In Dysidea avara chromosome 6, odDysAvar1.4, whole genome shotgun sequence, the genomic stretch gaTGTTATTCCCGATTCATGGCgagcttcttatgtcttttccacaaccagcacaaatgtaaggGTTTGCTAAGGAAATAGACGTCAAATCAagtgcaagtacagtagctgtcgcgCTCTGTTACCGGAAATTGTCCACATTTTTCGTtcgtattttcaaatttaattgcattccatctgcacaggtactgaatgtgGCTGTCACCAGACCTTCGCGCTAcacgcgcgggtcggctacgccagactagcaCAAGGAGgaagcctaaaggttgctgtttagtGTTTACCTACTaagtggcttgtttattctactaatgatAACTACCatttggttgctaggtgataatacatttttataacCCAGGGGAATGACCATGAATGGTCTATAGTGACTTCTTCTCTACCCACTAAACTGTAAAGTGCAAACTGATAGCAGTCATTAAAACAGCTACTTCAGCATATTAGCCTGCATTTCTTAGCtacagacatttctgagatacggacagtagtatgtaccagactgcccggataagagaagttccactgtatgcatAATTGACCACTTGTTACTTACATAGCTAGGAATGTCAGGTTTGTGAAACACAACATGACATACAATTCAGTGACTTCACATTATGTTGGTGACATATTGTCCATCTTCAGTAAAATAAAGTTAAACATCCTAATTTGGTTCCTccaatataaatagctacacttatcAGATCAGTTATCGTTGATATTGAAAACACTGAGGTGTCGGGGTTGAACTTTTCTTGACATGTGACCAATCCACATGCAAACACTACAACATGTGTGTACAcagaagatactctaataaatacTCACCACTAAGATATTCTGATAAAACACAATTCTTTACTCTCCACCCTGTAAGTGTTTGAGGTATAATATTCCAGGCAGGTGTTATACTGAAATTACCTACAAGGAGAATTGTAACATTAGAAGCAGTAAAATACCAGACTGGATTTGGCACTGTCAAAAAATCTAACACTGcaataaaattatgtcataGACTGCCAAACTAAActtctacacacaaacacagaacAGCTTACCAAGGTACACATCTCCATCAAATGTTACCCTATATTATCAGGTCCCTGACTTGACCTCATCTAAGTACCCTGTGTGTTAGATAACAGTGTGGATAATAACATGTCACCACTCATGAGTTATGGAATAACATTATtatacaagtggaacaaaaaattaggaattttcaatatgagtagggatcaaagtaataaaaagtactgaaacaagagagattatctaccacctgaagtcatgctagtacacacgtaatccctacttcagttgccaagtgctatcggtgtaggaaaggtttaatctataggcaaagcgagccgttttcatgcaagaagtaggactgtagctgttgccatcttcccgctaggcctggctgaaggcatcagttagggagtcagtcactagaaaattcaaTCAGATAGAATTCTTTTTTAAATTCGtggaaactcataggatgcatttcgtgtcgttttgaaggcgaaatcgtgcttcacttttgtaatacaatactgctgaatcgccgagatggttttgtaagtctgcttttggtgtgtaattttttggcgggaaatcgtgaaccttgacgatccctaccattaagtactaccgtacttaataATAACTAAGGATTggatgtccaccagtatatcagcaggtgtagatgacctcccttatttcaatactttttagcTTTTATCGATGTATGCCTATTGCATAGCTCCTTCAGTGTGTTAAGTTTGATAAATAGTTATCATTCAATAATCGGTGGTGTACACTAAAAGGCTGAACTTTGGCAACCCATTACTTGAACAGTACAAAAAGACTATACAACTGAGACATCAATAAAGCTAGACAACTGATATTCTAATAGCACAATATCAATTATTTGTGACATTTACAGGAGTTATGCATAATTGAGCACTTCCTTCTTATAGCTAGGAATGTCATTTAGGAAGATCTGTGAGACACATACAGTATGACATGTAATTCACATGTTACAATATTTGATATTGATAATGAGGTGTTGAACTTTTCCTGACATTGACCAAACCTCAACATTTATGTGCAAAGGAAATAATCTAATTAACACTCACCATTAAGATCTTTCTATGTTCTGATGTTCTCTTCATAAACAATTAAGAAACCAGTGAAGTTCTACCTGGAACCAGTGACGTTCTGTCTGATCTGGCAGGTGTTATACTGAAAACAGCTACAAGGAGAATTGTAACATATGTAAGAAAGTGGTAAAATGTAGGACTGGAGATTACCGACACAGTCAAAAATTTATTGCACTTTATGTCATAAAAGTAAAACTACACCTCTTAATATACACACTAACACAGAACAGCTTACCAAGTTACAACTCCATCAAATGTCATGTAGTTCCCCACATCATCAAATTCTTCACTTAAACTTGATGGTCTGCAGACATCAACTTTATAATACCACAAAATCCTTGGaaaagaccatggagatgttGGCTTGGCCGGAGTATCATAGAATATCTCTGTAGATTCCTCCAGGTCCTTGTTATTGCCACTAGTGTAATTGTATAAAATAAAAAGGTTACTCAGTTTAAAGTGATAATTGTAATGATGTGTGTTTATATTGGTAGACAAAAAAGAAGATGGAACTGCTATGgctggcaaaaaggcacatctcagacTGAAGCTACATCAAACTCAAGCCTGCAGCCTTATAGGAGTAGGACATAACGTCACGATGATTGCGTGACGTACCCATACTGTACATTTTCCCAGAGCTTAACTCTAGTAAGCCATGAAGTTTAGCACTGTGTTTATTTTGGAAATTGTACTTCACTAGTGTAGGAATCACTTTATATACTAAGCGCCGAATAAGTCCTAATGATATTACGgtgaattttgcaatagtgcattatttagaataaattctGATCATAATTTCAGGTACATGTGTTTCTTCACTGTATTCTTAGTCACTAGTAGTAAATGCAATCGACTTTGGCATCTACAGTAGCTAGTACATTAGTTTTTCATCATGATTagaattcaattcaattatgcAAAACTATACGCGTTGcgacatcatgtcctaccccctCCCCTCCCCGAAAGCAAGCTGCCAGcaggcccagggcaaagagttaaagtggggccccagggacAAGGAGGGTTctactctgaatcacaacttcagcctagctgtaagtcgaagacaaaaggtcattacatgctgacaatgacaatcactacccctcaccaaccatatctccttatttataagcttgctacactgctcctctgaaactgtgactgctctattagagtatatcaatcttttaaacagttATTCAGGGGCCCTTGAtgggggcccagggcaaaatgccccattTTCCCTCCCCACTTATCCTGTGGGCAGCCCTGGCTGCCAGTTATGTAGGTAGTAAAAATTTCAATTAAAAATATACAACCAGCATTACATTTCAATAAAGATACTGATAATTGCCACCATATAATTTCATGTTTACTTGTACATAGCTACCCCCACACCATACTATACCCACACACACCCAGAAGGTTGGCTATTAAGAATGATTGACCactagcatacatacatacaaatccTTTACAACAACTAACTACTACTTAATCAGATCTTGCATTACAGAAAAAAACTGCATGAGTAATGAAGTGGGGGCTAGCAAAATAAAAATAAGCTCAACATAAACATTTTGAGCACCCAGCCCAAGGAAACTCGAGGAAAAACCTGCcggcctttttttttttttttttgaccgTACAGGAAAAAAAACACCAAAAAGCTCCACTCTTGTGCATGTATATCTTAAAGTCAAAAGTTCTCCGTCTGTCCACTCCGGTTATCTGATGTGAGTTAAGAAATTCACAGGGGAGGGTGGGTGGGTCAAACCTGTTTCAAGACACGTAGCCTAGAGTGAATTATAACACACCACAACACACTTTTTATACTAGGCGTCACGTGCAGACATGACGCAACACTATCAGTATTAACGtaggagcttattttctgtctaattcattgcATTCAAATGCCAGAAAATACACGTGTGTTTGCTACTTGTGTGTGCTTTAGTAGATGTTGCGATTGTTGGACTAGGATActatgtagtgactgttctattagagtacctctatCTTCGAGTACCTttatctttttcatgcaaatcTGTTTTACAAACAATGCCTGTACCTGTTATGTGCTAGAGTTACATTCAACACTATTGCCAGCCTGTTAtgtagtctcacatggccagaccctACTCTCTATGCAGAATTTATTGATCAGATACTATAAGCAACTGATAAGCACAACACAGAGACTAGGGTCTGACCACACTGTTAAGCCCAGACTATGATGACTTTGATGATGATAAGTGGCTACTAATCAGTGTAGGAGTAGCTTACTTCATAACTGATAATTAATATATCATATAGCAGGAtattttcgaaaggttaaatttcCGAAAAATTCAAAAATACTTGCTATAGTACATCCTGGCTATGAAgtgacaatcaaagaaagtttagctaggtatatataaatgatttttgcAAGTGTACGCATGCATAGTTTCTACTAATATCAGTTAGCTACAGTTAGGCACTGGGCcacacacacaagtagctagccatatagctatagctaccacatGCGTGCATATGAGCGAGCACGAGTGACACCACGAGTCTTGAAGCCTATAAGAGCTCGAGAAACCAGAAATTACTAGGAAATACTATAATTATCAGCAAACATCTATATGGGCTGAAAAAcgccatgtacttagctatggctCAATCCAAAGCTCCATCCGCAGGCCACTGAGGCGAAGTCCACCAAACAACATGGTTCAACCTACGAAGGAAGACCCTAGGGTAGCTAGACGAGATTTTATCAAAGCCAGTTTATCTagctatactgaacaatcacaGCAGTAAAttctagctatgtatgtgatcaACACAACCACTGTTAGCTTCCTCCGTGAATTAATTATCTACAGTGTGGCAGGATAAAGAGGcattgttttgaaaatattttttcgaatttccaatcaagcactctttttcaaaaatttaaccttaaaaatttcccgctatacggtaacaAATATCACTTCCACTTCAATAATGACCAGATAGTCAGTGGAACACTACAGCCCTATATTTTCCAAACCATGTACACAGAACCTTCCTTGTGCATTAAGTCTAAGTAATTTACATAGATAACTTCTTGTACTGACTTAGCAACTGCCtgaaacaagcccattacataCACCTCCTCTAAATAGTATACCATAATACATGGTGTAACATGAactaataattttatgtatgggACAATGTTTGTGTGGCCAGGTTTGACATATCTCTATCTCACCAGGTACCTTGTGAATTCATCTTGATGGCTTAATCCTTTACTATATTGCATTAAGTGAATGTTATCAAATCCCCAGGTCCACAGTTTTGTCTCGAAATACACTGCTAGGTAGCCCAGACATGACATCAATACAGTAATTTTTGTTGTGCTATAACTAAGGACCTAGATGGTCATGATTTAGTGCTGACAATTGACCAATCTTGACCACCTTAGCCTGTAGTGTGAATTACGTTGTAAATACACCTGTACCATGTAAAAATGGGAGTTTAGATCATTGTGTTGATATTTCACTCATAAAATCCTTGAAGTAGTAATGACCAGTAACCCACACAAGGCTGTGCcgtgtctcacaggtgaagtgTGAGCACTCAAAGTCCCATCTGGACCTTCAtctggacagttggcatttgctttctACCCATTGATGTTGTGGGCTACTTCTCCAGTTGACTCCAGGACACCAGGTTGCCATCTAGTCCCTATTTGTGTAAACAGCTGAGcatactggagcaatgtgagcttctcgctcaaggaaacaacaaacaccaacacacacgcacacctcAACTATTAGTAGAGCCTCTCTGTCCATAACAACACCTTGGTGTGACTCTAGTCTGCTTCACTGGCTGTATAGTGATGACATGATAGTAATAGATACATTGTATCTTCTTTGGCTATATTGTACACATCTTGTAGCATCATTGTGAAGAATCTGTATAATGACATGTACAGCATTTACAACAATGAAATATTAATGTTAGTATAAACAGGCACACAAGATAAAGATACATGTAAGCACATATGTACAGAAACACACAGATTGTAGCATAACAAGGTTGACATCATTTAGTGATTGAACAAAAATTGCAAGTGTTATGTGGTAAGAATAAACTACTGTCACCATTATAATTATCATTTATTTCGAGGTAAAAGCATGTATTGTAGCTAGGGTACTCATACATTGTAGAGGTACACCGATATGGAAGTTTTCCAttataccgataaccgatatattggctacaaaaattacagatcccgataccgatattgataTCTGAAGGTTTTCAGCATGGACATTACAATAAATGATTTTTTAAATGTGGCAAAAagcttaataattatataacccgTTGGCCCCTGAGAAAATCCTAAAAAGCATTTCCAGGTTGCTATATTGTTAGTTTTAACCATGTATTGTCTATATCACTCACCTTTGCTACAAGTTTCTTAGATAGAATCGATCTGGCGAACCTTTTCAAAGACGGTCACCCTCGTCCAGAGACCTGAGCTCTGCCAGCAGCCTTGGAACTTTCTGCCATGCAAAACCATCTATACGTTTGCAGCAGATGGGACTACAAAAACTAGCTGCCATCTTGCTGGCCATGATGTGGCAAATCCATTAAACCATATTTCAAGTCCGTGAACTAAAGTACACGGAATACAGTATATGTGCATCAATGTTTCAAAGAATTGCGGACATCAATCCTCTCAATACCAACGGCTAATACTGCCTTCCCCTGGTGGGACCAAAATATTATGCCTTTGTCCTTTAATCACCTAGAGAGCTGTGAAGCAAAGCTTCAGTGTGGCATCTAGTCATAAGGTGAGCATGCAACCAAAACTATGTACTGTACACTGAACCATATTTCCTTTGAAATGTGGTCTGTCCATTTAGATATCAAGCTATTTCTTCCCAGCCACTAAACCCTACTACATATGAGGCTGGAATTAATATACTAGACCACAGTTAAGGGCTAC encodes the following:
- the LOC136257932 gene encoding uncharacterized protein produces the protein MSCLGYLAVYFETKLWTWGFDNIHLMQYSKGLSHQDEFTSGNNKDLEESTEIFYDTPAKPTSPWSFPRILWYYKVDVCRPSSLSEEFDDVGNYMTFDGVVTCCFQYNTCQIRQNVTGSR